A single genomic interval of Nostoc commune NIES-4072 harbors:
- a CDS encoding sugar porter family MFS transporter, with protein sequence MTTTTRRKSSTFYVILIAGAAALGGFLFGFDTAIINGAVGAIAKAFNANSVLTGLAVSLALLGSAVGAFYAGKIADRYGRVKAMVAASVLFTISAIGSGIALGIWDFIFWRLLGGIAVGAASVIAPAYIAECSPSHLRGRLGSLQQLAIVVGIFIALLCDYFIAVSAGSAESPFLFGIAAWRWMFWTEIPPALLYGMSALMIPESPRYLVAQGREPEAANVLTKILGGDVLTKIEEIRQTVLREREPRFSDLLSRNGGLLRIVWIGIGLSVLQQFVGINVIFYYSSVLWQAVGFSEQSSLTITVITGAVNIITTLIAIAFVDKFGRKPLLILGSIGMTLTLGTMAYIFGNAPLDAAGNPNLTGSAGTIALIAANLYVFCFGFSWGPVVWVLLGEMFNNKIRAAALSVAAAMQWVANFLVSTTFPPILKNFGLGSAYGLYTIAAATSFFFILFFIKETKGIELEDM encoded by the coding sequence ATGACCACCACTACTCGTCGTAAATCCAGCACATTTTATGTCATTTTGATTGCTGGTGCTGCTGCCCTCGGCGGCTTTCTGTTCGGTTTTGATACTGCTATAATCAACGGCGCAGTTGGTGCTATTGCCAAAGCCTTTAACGCCAACAGTGTGTTAACTGGTCTTGCCGTGTCTCTAGCATTGTTAGGGTCTGCGGTAGGAGCATTCTATGCAGGGAAAATCGCAGACCGTTATGGTCGAGTCAAGGCAATGGTAGCAGCTTCGGTGTTGTTTACCATCAGTGCCATTGGCTCCGGGATTGCTTTAGGAATTTGGGATTTTATCTTTTGGCGACTATTAGGTGGGATTGCAGTTGGCGCTGCTAGTGTAATCGCACCAGCTTATATCGCCGAGTGTTCTCCTAGCCATTTGCGAGGAAGATTAGGATCTCTGCAACAATTAGCGATCGTAGTTGGGATTTTTATTGCACTCTTATGCGACTACTTTATTGCTGTATCAGCAGGTTCAGCCGAGTCACCGTTTTTGTTTGGCATAGCCGCTTGGCGCTGGATGTTTTGGACGGAAATTCCTCCAGCCTTACTTTATGGAATGTCAGCCTTAATGATTCCCGAATCTCCCCGGTACTTGGTTGCTCAAGGACGGGAACCAGAAGCTGCTAATGTTCTAACCAAGATTTTGGGCGGTGACGTGCTGACAAAAATCGAAGAAATTCGGCAGACAGTGCTTCGAGAACGCGAACCCAGGTTTTCTGACCTCTTAAGCAGAAATGGTGGACTCCTGCGGATTGTTTGGATAGGAATAGGCTTATCTGTATTACAGCAATTCGTTGGGATTAATGTAATTTTCTACTACAGCAGCGTTTTGTGGCAGGCAGTTGGGTTTTCAGAACAAAGTTCCTTAACAATTACGGTGATTACAGGAGCCGTCAATATTATTACAACATTAATTGCGATCGCCTTTGTAGATAAATTTGGTCGCAAGCCTTTGCTCATACTAGGGTCGATTGGCATGACCTTGACCTTGGGGACGATGGCTTATATTTTTGGCAACGCTCCCCTAGATGCTGCTGGTAACCCCAATCTCACCGGAAGCGCAGGTACTATAGCTCTCATTGCAGCCAACCTCTATGTATTTTGCTTTGGTTTCTCCTGGGGGCCAGTGGTTTGGGTACTGTTAGGAGAAATGTTTAATAACAAAATTCGAGCGGCTGCACTTTCAGTTGCTGCTGCAATGCAATGGGTTGCGAATTTCCTCGTTTCCACAACATTTCCTCCCATACTGAAAAATTTTGGTCTAGGTTCTGCCTATGGACTCTATACAATTGCGGCAGCTACCTCATTCTTTTTCATTCTCTTTTTTATTAAAGAAACCAAAGGAATTGAGTTAGAAGATATGTAA
- a CDS encoding ABC transporter permease subunit, whose amino-acid sequence MSQTVRPPANKLANNPASRNRKSISSLLEVAGILPILIIICILFAFLSPNFLTAGNIVNILRQSSINIVLATGMTFVILTGGIDLSVGSMLGVSAVVALLISLLPALSWAAVPAALLAGLLLGLVNGAIITFLDVPPFIVTLGSLTALRGLAFLVAKGTTLINRDINFAWVGNTYIGPIPWLVIIALLTVIVSWFVLRQTVLGVQIYAVGGNERAARLTGIKVNRVLLFVYGISGLLAGLAGIMSASRLYSASGILGQGYELDAIAAVILGGTSFTGGIGTIGGTLLGALIIAILNNGLTLLNLSYFWQLVVKGLVIILAVVIDRLRRRSRR is encoded by the coding sequence ATGAGTCAGACAGTCAGACCGCCTGCCAATAAATTAGCCAACAATCCCGCATCCCGCAACCGGAAATCAATTAGCAGTTTATTGGAAGTTGCCGGGATTCTGCCAATCCTAATAATTATCTGCATCTTATTTGCATTCCTTTCTCCCAACTTCCTCACAGCCGGTAACATCGTTAATATTTTGCGCCAGTCATCAATCAATATTGTGCTGGCGACAGGAATGACCTTTGTAATTCTCACCGGAGGTATTGACCTTTCTGTTGGTTCAATGTTAGGTGTTTCTGCCGTAGTTGCCTTACTGATATCACTATTGCCAGCTTTGAGTTGGGCGGCCGTGCCTGCTGCGTTGCTCGCAGGATTGCTTTTAGGCTTAGTCAACGGCGCTATCATCACCTTTTTGGATGTACCACCTTTTATTGTCACACTGGGTTCACTTACAGCCTTGCGGGGTCTTGCCTTTTTAGTTGCCAAGGGGACAACGCTGATTAACCGTGACATAAATTTTGCTTGGGTGGGTAATACATATATCGGGCCGATTCCTTGGCTAGTGATAATTGCGCTGCTGACTGTGATAGTTAGCTGGTTTGTCTTGCGGCAAACTGTTTTAGGAGTGCAGATATATGCCGTTGGTGGTAACGAACGGGCAGCCAGATTAACTGGGATTAAAGTTAATCGTGTCTTGCTATTTGTCTATGGTATTAGTGGATTACTGGCAGGTTTAGCAGGAATCATGAGTGCCAGCCGTCTTTATAGTGCTAGTGGCATCTTAGGTCAAGGTTACGAATTAGATGCGATCGCAGCTGTTATTCTAGGTGGAACCAGCTTCACAGGCGGTATTGGTACTATTGGCGGCACACTTCTAGGTGCATTAATCATTGCTATTCTCAACAACGGTTTAACTTTGTTGAACCTATCTTACTTCTGGCAACTAGTCGTCAAAGGACTAGTAATTATTTTGGCAGTTGTAATAGACCGACTCCGCAGACGTTCCAGACGGTAA
- the rnhC gene encoding ribonuclease HIII, which yields MSEIEKAIQKYEDLRELLSNSEFIVSEYKEINYGLQFTIHKLAWSGIIRIYQNKQGKVKTDLSQLDDSEHSRLIKSFFEKQSASSSKEVISTIPANLALPVIGSDESGKGDYFGPLVSACIYVDEKVANQLTTLGVRDSKTLNDTRILEIAREIRRICQDKFVIVEISPERYNQIYAKLEKEKKSLNDLLAWTHAKAIEQLLSKVECQTAIIDQFGDEKLLLEKLQEKGKKLNVIQAHRAESYIAVAAASILARERFVNKLDKLGIQYNKKLPKGSSQEVVTVARQLIEINGREILEKVAKLHFKTTKEVLG from the coding sequence GTGAGTGAGATTGAAAAAGCTATTCAAAAGTATGAAGACCTCCGTGAGTTACTTTCAAATAGTGAGTTTATAGTCTCTGAGTACAAGGAAATCAATTATGGCTTACAATTTACGATTCATAAACTAGCATGGTCGGGTATTATCAGAATTTATCAAAACAAACAAGGCAAGGTAAAAACTGATTTATCTCAACTAGACGATAGTGAACATTCTCGCCTGATAAAGAGCTTTTTTGAAAAGCAAAGTGCTTCTAGTTCTAAAGAAGTCATATCAACTATTCCTGCTAATTTGGCATTACCTGTTATTGGAAGTGACGAATCTGGGAAGGGTGATTACTTCGGCCCTTTAGTCAGTGCTTGTATATATGTAGATGAAAAAGTTGCGAATCAATTAACAACCCTTGGTGTGAGAGATAGTAAAACTCTAAATGATACTAGAATTCTGGAAATAGCTAGAGAAATCCGAAGAATTTGCCAGGATAAGTTTGTCATTGTAGAAATATCACCTGAAAGATATAACCAGATATATGCCAAACTCGAAAAAGAAAAAAAATCACTTAATGATTTACTTGCTTGGACACATGCTAAAGCAATAGAACAACTTCTATCCAAAGTAGAATGTCAGACAGCGATAATTGATCAATTTGGTGATGAAAAGCTCTTACTTGAAAAACTACAAGAAAAAGGTAAGAAATTGAATGTTATTCAAGCTCACCGAGCTGAGAGCTACATAGCGGTTGCAGCAGCTTCAATCTTAGCGAGAGAGCGATTTGTTAATAAACTAGACAAACTGGGAATACAATACAATAAAAAGCTCCCAAAAGGCTCTTCTCAAGAAGTGGTTACTGTAGCAAGACAGTTAATTGAAATAAATGGCAGGGAAATTTTGGAGAAGGTTGCAAAACTTCATTTTAAAACTACAAAAGAAGTACTAGGTTAG
- a CDS encoding GAF domain-containing sensor histidine kinase has protein sequence MTFTHKPNGLQQSLDQESLLHQMINQIRRSLDLQDILTTTVSQVRLFLGADRVKVYRFDSDGSGEVIAESIHEQRLPSLLGQRFPADDIPQEAREMFLLVGQRSIVDVANGKIGLSPLQSKETGKLLRTNIHYRQVDPCHIQYLKAMGVQSSLIVPILDCDLQEESAKPKLWGLLVSHHSKPRKISKQELKVLQQVADQVAIAIAQSNLLTAARTKQEREATINRVTTLLHKLPTVQLQGALEEVITAFNGTGGRLYIEQSQELYTWGVQPTLPYELYNNIIEQHPIWQNWMAEFKQGNIWATTDLYKEPHLRVLALAFRSTQIRGLMVIPIHDREKFIGVLSIFRSEFETEILWAGRCEKNRRQLLPQLSFELWREQKKGQSAQWKPEDISLAQALYDHFSMAIQQQQMFRQVQTLNGNLELRVQEQTYELEKSLLFTKVLKQVTEHIRRTLDLQTTLQSIVREVRALLNSDRMVIFELKRKSVIVEEINGNWQSVLGMNAPSDCFPDEYTHLYSQGRVRVISNVSTASLNDCHRKFLQSLQVQATLIVPINIGIEVWGLLIAHECETPRNWEDAEIDLLQQLGDQAAIAIQQAQLYEQTCNAEAEARNQAAQLEHTLHELQETQTKLIHTEKMSGLGQLVAGVAHEINNPVNFIYANLCHASDYTEKILEILRLYQLHYPQPHSEISAAIKAMDFEFLVEDLPKIMTSMQVGSDRIRSIVLSLRSFSRLDEAENKRVDLHEGIDNTLLILQHRLKGNGEFPGIEVIKDYGNIPRVECYAGQMNQVFMNIISNAIDALMGNGSKRDKENAQYQMPTIHISTRVSADGSRLLIRISDNGSGMTEEVKRRIFDPFYTTKPVGKGTGLGLAISYQIIVEKHGGIMECISEPGQGTEFWIEIPVTPPARIDR, from the coding sequence ATGACATTTACCCATAAACCAAACGGGTTGCAGCAAAGCTTAGATCAAGAAAGTTTACTGCACCAGATGATAAACCAGATCAGGCGATCGCTCGACCTCCAAGACATATTAACGACTACCGTTAGCCAAGTCCGTTTATTTTTGGGTGCAGATCGGGTAAAAGTGTATCGTTTTGATAGCGATGGTAGCGGTGAAGTTATTGCTGAATCTATCCATGAGCAGCGTCTGCCATCCTTATTGGGGCAGCGCTTCCCAGCTGATGATATTCCACAAGAAGCTAGGGAGATGTTTTTGTTAGTAGGGCAACGTTCGATCGTGGATGTGGCAAACGGGAAGATCGGGCTATCGCCTCTACAGTCAAAAGAAACTGGTAAACTTCTACGAACTAATATCCACTATCGGCAGGTAGACCCGTGCCATATTCAATACTTAAAGGCAATGGGTGTGCAGTCTTCGTTGATAGTACCAATTTTAGATTGCGATCTACAAGAAGAATCGGCAAAGCCTAAATTGTGGGGATTGTTGGTATCTCATCACAGTAAACCGCGAAAAATTTCCAAGCAGGAACTAAAAGTATTGCAGCAAGTAGCTGACCAAGTAGCAATAGCGATCGCTCAAAGTAATCTACTCACCGCAGCTCGCACCAAGCAAGAGCGAGAAGCTACTATTAACCGAGTAACCACACTATTACATAAACTGCCAACAGTCCAATTGCAGGGGGCGCTAGAAGAAGTTATTACCGCCTTCAATGGAACAGGTGGCAGGCTTTACATTGAACAGAGTCAGGAACTATACACCTGGGGCGTTCAACCGACACTCCCCTACGAGTTATATAACAATATTATCGAACAGCATCCTATCTGGCAAAACTGGATGGCTGAGTTTAAACAAGGTAATATTTGGGCAACAACTGATCTGTATAAAGAACCACATTTGCGAGTTTTAGCTTTAGCATTCCGTTCAACTCAAATTCGCGGACTTATGGTGATTCCCATACATGACCGGGAAAAATTTATCGGTGTATTAAGCATTTTTCGTTCTGAATTTGAAACGGAAATCTTGTGGGCAGGACGATGTGAAAAAAATCGGCGGCAATTGTTACCCCAGCTTTCCTTTGAGCTTTGGCGAGAGCAAAAAAAGGGGCAATCAGCCCAGTGGAAACCGGAAGACATCTCATTAGCGCAAGCCTTGTACGATCATTTCTCAATGGCAATTCAGCAGCAACAGATGTTTAGACAGGTACAAACCCTGAATGGCAACTTAGAACTGCGGGTGCAAGAGCAAACTTATGAACTCGAAAAATCATTACTATTTACCAAGGTACTCAAGCAAGTCACAGAGCATATTCGCCGCACATTAGACTTGCAGACAACTCTGCAATCCATCGTTCGGGAAGTCCGTGCCCTGCTAAACTCAGACCGGATGGTAATTTTTGAACTGAAGAGGAAATCGGTAATTGTCGAAGAGATTAATGGTAATTGGCAGTCAGTTTTGGGAATGAATGCACCATCCGATTGCTTTCCTGATGAGTATACCCATCTATATAGTCAGGGCAGAGTCCGGGTAATTAGCAACGTTTCGACAGCTTCTTTAAATGATTGTCATCGAAAGTTTTTACAGAGTCTGCAAGTGCAAGCAACCTTAATAGTTCCGATTAATATAGGTATCGAAGTATGGGGGTTATTAATAGCCCATGAGTGTGAGACTCCTAGAAATTGGGAAGATGCAGAAATTGATTTATTGCAACAGTTAGGAGATCAGGCTGCGATCGCGATTCAACAAGCGCAACTCTATGAACAAACCTGTAATGCCGAAGCTGAAGCCAGAAATCAAGCCGCCCAGTTAGAGCATACCCTACATGAACTCCAAGAAACACAGACAAAATTGATTCACACCGAAAAAATGTCCGGTTTAGGACAGTTGGTGGCGGGTGTCGCCCACGAAATCAACAACCCTGTTAACTTTATTTACGCTAACCTGTGCCACGCCAGTGATTACACTGAAAAAATACTAGAAATTTTACGTCTCTACCAGTTACACTATCCTCAGCCTCATAGTGAAATTAGCGCCGCTATCAAAGCAATGGATTTTGAATTTTTGGTAGAAGACCTCCCAAAAATCATGACTTCAATGCAAGTAGGAAGCGATCGCATCCGCTCAATAGTGCTGTCGTTACGCAGTTTTTCTCGCTTGGATGAGGCTGAAAACAAGCGTGTTGACCTGCATGAAGGCATTGACAACACCTTGTTGATTTTGCAACATCGGCTCAAAGGTAATGGTGAATTTCCAGGCATTGAGGTCATCAAAGACTATGGCAACATACCACGGGTGGAATGCTATGCCGGTCAAATGAATCAGGTATTCATGAATATTATCAGCAATGCCATAGATGCGCTAATGGGGAATGGGAGTAAGAGGGACAAGGAGAATGCTCAATACCAAATGCCCACTATTCACATTTCCACTAGAGTCTCAGCAGACGGCTCTCGTCTATTAATTCGTATTAGCGACAATGGGTCTGGGATGACTGAAGAGGTGAAAAGGCGGATTTTTGACCCATTTTACACTACCAAACCTGTGGGTAAGGGTACAGGACTAGGATTGGCAATCAGCTATCAGATTATTGTTGAAAAACATGGTGGAATAATGGAGTGCATTTCAGAACCTGGCCAAGGTACAGAGTTCTGGATTGAAATTCCCGTCACGCCTCCAGCCAGAATAGATCGCTAA
- a CDS encoding intradiol ring-cleavage dioxygenase, with amino-acid sequence MKKKYCQINRILSRRKALALFRAAGTAIIVVGCIPRSRSTQARSTVALTAPSLANSSTLPACLVTPEQTEGPYFVDEKLNRSNIRSDPADGSVKNGVPLQLTLRVSQIGNTGCRLRAGAIVDIWHCDALGVYSDVRDPGFNTVGKKFLRGYQVTDANGTVEFTTIYPGWYQGRTVHIHFKVRTDAPSAQSYEFTLQLYFDDSITDQVHTQTPYASKGQRNLKNAGDGIFQNGGEQMLLKLTKTSLGYAATFDIGLQMG; translated from the coding sequence ATGAAAAAAAAATATTGTCAAATAAATCGCATTTTGAGTCGAAGAAAAGCACTTGCTCTATTTAGGGCAGCCGGAACTGCAATAATTGTAGTTGGATGCATACCGAGATCCAGATCCACACAGGCGCGATCGACTGTAGCCCTCACAGCACCATCTTTAGCTAACTCTAGTACATTGCCTGCCTGTCTTGTGACTCCAGAACAGACCGAAGGCCCCTATTTCGTAGACGAAAAGCTTAACCGCTCCAATATCCGTTCCGATCCAGCAGACGGTTCGGTGAAAAACGGCGTACCACTCCAACTGACACTGCGGGTTTCGCAGATTGGTAACACTGGTTGTAGGCTACGCGCAGGTGCGATCGTGGATATTTGGCACTGTGATGCGCTAGGCGTTTATTCAGACGTGAGAGATCCAGGTTTTAATACCGTCGGTAAAAAGTTCCTGCGCGGCTATCAAGTCACGGATGCAAATGGAACCGTTGAGTTCACAACTATTTATCCTGGTTGGTATCAAGGCAGAACCGTCCATATCCACTTTAAGGTTCGCACAGATGCGCCATCAGCACAGAGTTATGAGTTTACGTTGCAGCTATACTTTGATGACTCGATCACGGATCAAGTACACACCCAGACACCATACGCCAGCAAGGGACAACGCAATTTAAAGAACGCTGGAGACGGGATTTTTCAAAATGGTGGCGAACAAATGTTGCTCAAGCTTACTAAAACAAGCCTTGGCTACGCTGCAACATTTGATATTGGGCTTCAAATGGGTTAA
- a CDS encoding N-glycosidase gives MTIYFYKVWQPYGCFSNFSPHGIHIQGTYWPTVEHYYQAQKFVGSTDAAIIPVIHAAATPEEAAALGRCSTRQLRRDWDLVKTEIMREAVLKKFITHIDIREVLLKTGDEILVENSPTDSFWGCGANRAGLNHLGKILMSVREEIRNLLSLTVIYE, from the coding sequence ATGACCATTTACTTTTATAAGGTTTGGCAGCCTTATGGCTGTTTTTCTAACTTTTCTCCCCACGGAATCCATATCCAGGGTACTTACTGGCCAACGGTTGAGCATTATTATCAAGCGCAAAAGTTTGTTGGCAGCACAGATGCGGCAATTATACCCGTCATCCATGCTGCCGCTACCCCAGAAGAAGCTGCCGCGTTGGGAAGATGTAGCACTCGCCAACTCCGTCGAGACTGGGATTTGGTCAAAACTGAAATTATGCGAGAGGCTGTCCTCAAAAAGTTTATCACTCATATTGATATTAGAGAAGTTCTCCTCAAGACAGGCGATGAGATTTTGGTTGAAAACTCCCCAACCGATTCTTTTTGGGGCTGTGGTGCTAATAGAGCAGGTCTTAACCATCTCGGCAAAATCCTTATGAGTGTGCGTGAAGAAATCCGTAACTTACTATCTTTAACGGTAATTTACGAATAA
- a CDS encoding iron uptake porin — translation MLKIIFHSFFILFLAIPAVWAASPEDDRNLQGQVNSVSQFSDVQPTDWAFGALQSLVERYGCIAGYPNSTYRGNRALSRYEFAAGLNACLDRINELIATSTSDLVNKQDLVVLQKLQTEFATELATLRGRVDTLEAHTATLEAQQFSTTTRLNAQIITAVSDTFGNRVGGDRDNSRPYFANRGRLNLESSFTGKDLLRVRLEFGNFANSNGTSQIAAATGTGMTRLNFDYDSNDTLLIPHIRYYFPVSDSLNFVVGPTGIGYTDISTTVTPPTIADDGNGVPSLFGSYSPLFRRGGGGAAANLNFTKDLVLTLGYLASSPNVPSASNGLFDGGYNALAHLAYYGEQGAIGVAYSHGYSPGGAVDVAAGTGSALSNAPFGNNIATSNDIVGAQGFYRFSPNFQIHAWGGYIWANAKSSGLSDVSNGRGGTDSLFVNNGDNANVWFGAIGMSFPDVGGEGNLPGILFGIPPRVSNSDVRQDQDTAYHIEAFYRYRLNDNISITPGFWMILNPENDSRNDTQYVGVIRTTFDF, via the coding sequence ATGCTAAAAATTATTTTTCATAGCTTTTTTATCTTATTTTTGGCAATTCCAGCAGTTTGGGCAGCATCTCCAGAAGATGATAGAAATTTGCAGGGACAAGTTAATTCTGTTTCCCAGTTTTCTGATGTACAACCAACCGATTGGGCATTTGGTGCATTGCAATCGCTGGTGGAACGCTACGGTTGTATTGCAGGTTATCCTAATTCCACCTATCGCGGCAACCGTGCTTTAAGCCGTTATGAATTTGCCGCAGGTTTAAATGCTTGTTTGGATCGTATTAATGAGTTAATTGCCACATCTACTAGTGATTTAGTTAATAAGCAAGACTTGGTAGTACTCCAAAAGTTGCAAACAGAGTTTGCCACAGAATTGGCAACTCTGCGCGGGCGGGTGGATACACTAGAGGCACATACAGCAACACTGGAGGCACAGCAGTTTTCTACTACTACTAGGCTGAATGCTCAAATTATTACCGCCGTTAGTGATACCTTTGGTAATAGAGTGGGTGGCGATCGCGATAATTCCCGTCCTTACTTTGCAAACCGGGGTCGTCTCAACTTAGAGAGTAGCTTTACCGGGAAAGATTTGTTGCGAGTCCGCCTGGAGTTTGGCAACTTTGCCAATTCTAATGGTACAAGCCAAATTGCCGCCGCCACAGGTACAGGAATGACCCGCCTGAACTTCGATTATGACAGCAACGATACACTTCTTATTCCCCACATCCGTTACTACTTCCCAGTCAGTGATTCCCTTAATTTCGTTGTTGGGCCCACAGGTATTGGTTACACCGATATTTCAACCACCGTCACTCCCCCCACAATCGCTGATGACGGCAATGGCGTTCCCTCACTTTTTGGGTCATATAGTCCCTTATTCCGGCGAGGTGGCGGCGGTGCAGCCGCTAACTTGAATTTTACCAAAGACTTGGTTCTCACATTGGGTTATTTAGCCAGCAGTCCCAATGTGCCATCAGCTAGCAACGGCTTGTTTGATGGCGGCTACAATGCCTTGGCTCACTTAGCCTATTATGGTGAGCAAGGAGCGATCGGTGTTGCCTACTCTCATGGCTATAGCCCTGGTGGAGCAGTCGATGTCGCAGCTGGGACGGGTAGCGCCCTGTCAAACGCTCCCTTTGGCAACAACATTGCTACTTCCAACGATATTGTCGGCGCACAGGGATTCTATCGCTTCTCCCCGAATTTCCAAATCCACGCTTGGGGTGGATATATTTGGGCAAATGCCAAGAGTTCTGGTTTGAGTGATGTTTCCAATGGCAGAGGTGGAACAGATTCTCTATTTGTGAACAATGGTGACAATGCCAACGTCTGGTTTGGGGCGATCGGTATGTCGTTTCCTGATGTGGGGGGTGAGGGTAACTTGCCGGGAATTCTCTTTGGTATACCGCCGCGTGTCTCTAACAGTGATGTCCGTCAAGACCAAGACACTGCATACCATATCGAAGCATTCTATCGCTACCGCTTAAACGATAATATCTCAATTACTCCTGGTTTTTGGATGATTCTCAACCCGGAAAACGACAGCAGGAATGATACGCAGTATGTGGGTGTGATTCGCACAACCTTCGATTTTTAG
- a CDS encoding type II toxin-antitoxin system RnlB family antitoxin yields MMQTQDLYQIEMICEQVVIIFCTTYKNPISYLPSIEQELSKINFSGKIIFDLLLSNGYSSNRFVEADVFEAQINRRSMKVIDFSKLDDFLIEKTHEFYKSHPYLLETNSILLDEEKYYLIHS; encoded by the coding sequence ATGATGCAGACTCAGGATCTATATCAAATTGAAATGATTTGTGAACAGGTTGTCATTATTTTTTGTACAACCTATAAGAATCCTATTTCTTACTTGCCAAGTATTGAACAAGAATTAAGCAAGATAAATTTTAGTGGGAAAATTATCTTTGATTTATTACTGTCTAATGGATATAGCTCGAATAGATTTGTTGAGGCAGATGTATTTGAAGCCCAAATTAACAGGCGCTCAATGAAAGTAATTGACTTTTCTAAACTGGATGACTTTCTCATTGAAAAAACCCATGAATTCTATAAATCTCATCCTTACCTATTGGAGACTAATAGCATCTTATTGGATGAGGAAAAGTACTATTTGATCCACAGTTGA
- a CDS encoding type II toxin-antitoxin system RnlA family toxin, translating to MPSDFKELNLDRTRLKECVEEFWRINNFQEGIYSEEQNSRHRVKYIQDGCDVMVELLLRQNGTTTIHTKIGKYPDKGEQLALYLKEKLVGDHRKAISVSVKNINQDTFNLLIEFLEELKNEDSDVTEISVARISEALTKKSIKVTSKYNDSLTLTHYQSTNTLLIQGKPLYGYYQVSYFLAQFTDLNGFLEIVYKGEETPNTIDVDENTIETELKALLPNAYSSLGEGILTMLRTSYTLKDISIPLPDYSCYVFPALRALEGVMRRLLFNEGYSIEDNNNSFGGIFYGDSRKNYLVKNDFKQEIGNSKICNALEICYTYFVQQRHELFHANDFTDSSKFIATQEQANQIIEKVVKIIDTAYKIAN from the coding sequence GTGCCATCTGACTTCAAAGAACTTAACTTAGACCGAACTCGGCTTAAGGAGTGCGTAGAAGAGTTTTGGAGAATCAACAACTTCCAAGAAGGTATATATTCGGAGGAGCAGAACTCTCGCCATAGAGTGAAGTATATTCAGGATGGCTGCGACGTTATGGTTGAGTTGTTGTTACGTCAGAACGGAACTACAACTATTCATACAAAAATTGGCAAATATCCTGACAAAGGCGAACAGTTGGCTCTTTATCTTAAGGAGAAGTTGGTTGGCGACCATAGAAAAGCTATTTCAGTCAGCGTGAAAAATATAAATCAAGATACCTTTAACTTGCTTATTGAATTTCTTGAAGAACTTAAAAATGAAGATTCAGATGTAACAGAAATTTCAGTTGCACGGATTTCAGAAGCTTTAACGAAGAAAAGTATAAAAGTGACTAGTAAATATAATGATTCACTGACGTTAACTCACTATCAAAGCACTAATACTCTATTGATTCAAGGTAAACCACTGTATGGTTATTATCAGGTAAGCTATTTTCTTGCACAATTTACTGATTTGAATGGTTTTCTGGAGATTGTTTATAAGGGAGAAGAAACCCCCAACACTATAGATGTGGATGAAAATACTATCGAGACTGAGCTAAAAGCTTTATTACCAAACGCTTACTCTAGCTTAGGTGAGGGAATACTCACAATGCTTAGGACAAGCTACACTCTCAAAGATATTTCAATTCCTTTACCGGATTATAGCTGCTACGTTTTTCCAGCTTTACGGGCACTTGAAGGAGTGATGCGAAGGTTACTTTTCAATGAAGGGTACTCTATTGAAGATAATAATAACTCTTTTGGCGGAATCTTTTATGGTGATTCGAGAAAAAATTATTTAGTTAAAAATGACTTTAAACAAGAAATTGGTAACAGCAAGATATGTAATGCTTTAGAAATTTGCTATACCTACTTTGTACAGCAAAGACATGAACTTTTTCATGCCAATGATTTTACTGATAGTAGTAAATTTATTGCAACACAAGAACAGGCTAATCAAATTATTGAAAAGGTAGTTAAAATAATAGATACAGCGTACAAAATAGCTAACTAA